The genomic DNA ATCGAGATGCCCACGTCGATCTGCGGAGACAGCAAGTCGAGAGCGTGATACGGCGCACTCAGGAGACTTCGAACTGCCGCAACGCCGCGCCCCTGCGGGGCGAATTCCGTAGGGCCAAGCACGTTGGCCTTCGCGCCGGTCGCGTCTGCGAAATCGTCGAGCACCAGGCCGCGGCCATAGCCTGCCGCATTGGCGCGGTCGGTGGGCGTCACGCCTGTGAATGCGGGTTTGGCGTCGTCCTGGAAGTGGCCCACCAGGTTGTTGACCAGTTGAAAATTGGCGTGGCCAGCCGCGGCAATGTCCAGGTGGGCGTTCTGTGCCAGCAGCCCGAAGCCGCAGCGGCCGCGCTCGGCGTTCAACAGATTGAAGGCGGCCAGTTCCTCGGAGCCCACGGCATACGTCGGCGCCGGGACCGAGGTGACGATGGTCGAGGCGGTCTCGCCTGCAGTGGGGTCATCCGTGCCCGGCTGCGACGGAGGCGGGGCAACGGGCGGCTGCACCGGTGGGGGAGCGCCGGTGTCCGGCGCCGGCGGCGGGGCAATGCCGATCAGCGGAATGCCACCACCGCCGCCACCTCCTCCACCACCACCGCAGGCCGAGAGTATAACGAGGGCTGCAGCAGCAAGCGCGATCGCGCTGGGGAACTGGGGGAATTTGTTTTTGGTTTTCATGATGAGTTGAAAATTCAGGAATAGAAAAGCCGGTTGTTGAAATTGATTGGGGCCCGGGCTCAATCGAGCTCGCGCAGGCCGGCGGGGTGGCGCATCGAGGCCCCAGACACAACGGTGGCCGCGCCGAACGAGAAGGCCGTGGCCAGGCCGGCTGCCATGCGCTGCCGGCGCACCGCCTGAGCAGACTCGTATTCGCGCTGGCGAGCTGCCGCGGCTGCTCGTGCGGCCTGAGCCTGTGCGCGCCGCCGCTGCCGCTGCTCGGCTTCCAAGGCACCCACGGCGCAGTCGATGCGAGCCAGGCGTGCGTCGAGGTGAGCAAGCTGCGCCTGGAACTCGAGCCAGGCCTGCCGGCGGGCCGCCCGCTCGTTGGGGGTCAGGGGGGTCATGATGTTGGTGTCCTCAAAGGAAGGGGACTTGGGTCTGGTTGGCCACGTCCTGCCTGGCCGCCAGCCAGGCGTACGCCAGGCCGCGGCTGAAGGCGTTCGGAGCGGTCTTCGCAAGCTCCTCGAGCTCGGCACGGGTCATGTTCCAGGGGCCGGCCTCGAAGGTGTCGTACCACCGGGTATGACGAGCCTCGAGCTCCGCCCAGTCAGCCCCCGTCCCGCAGGTCGCGTCCAGGCTGTAGCTTCCGTTGCTGTTGTCCATGTCGTTCTCTCCTCGTTGTCGTTGTGTTCACGCTTCAGTTGAAGCCGGCGGCCATCTGAACGATGCGCGCTGAAGTGCTGGCCACTTCCCTGCGGTACGCCAGATACGCGAGGTAGTCGGGCCAGCCGCAGATCACCGTCGTCTGGCCACGCCAGCCAACCCACTTGTTGGCCGCTCCCCTGTCCATACCCTGCTTCACCGTGAGGGCCGCTCTGATGCGATCGGTCGAGCCTCGCAGTAGTCCCTCAACGTTGGAGCTGATTTCCTCGACCTTGCAGTCCAGGTGCTTGCCTGCGGCGTGACACCAGTTTGCAAAGGCTTGTTGCCCCTGTGGAGTTCCCAGTTCGGCGAACAAATCGCACTCGAACTTCAGCGCCGCATCGTCGTGGCCCCAGCGCTCTTGCGCGAGCGCTTCGAGCTCGGCCGCCTCTTCCTTCTTCCGCTCAGCAGTACAGAAGGCGTGGTAGTCCTTGGCCCATGCAGCCAGCAACTCCAACTCCGCCGCCATCGAGCGCAAGGCGCTTGCCGCCGCTTTAACTGCCAGCTCGTGTTCTGGCCTCACCACATTGCTGAACTGCTCGCAGGCCTTCCGCATCGATGTCGCGGTGCGCTTGGCGTTGGACGCTTGGTTCTTTATGTTCTTGTCGCCGTGAAAACGGGCGTCCCACTCCCAGCGACGGACTAGTTCGAGGTCGGCCTTGCGCCTCGTTTGCGCCTGGAATCGATTGAGGTAGTCACGCATGAACTGGCTTCCTTTCGTGCGCCCCTGAGGGGCGGGTTGTTTGCGGCAAAGCCGCGGCTGTTTCAACTACGTCCCCCGGGGCGGGGGGCCGGCGGGGGGCGAGGCATGGGTGGTTCGCGGTGGCCTGTGGAGTGCCGCCGCGCGGAAGTCGCAGCCCCGGCCGCAGGCCGGGGACCGAGTGAGCACGGCGGAGCGCAACAGGACAAGGCCGTAGGCCGCCCGAGAACAACACTTGCCGAAAGACCCCCGACCGGGCCACCCGGCCCGGGGCACCTTTCTCCGCCGTCGCGCAGCAGGCGGCGGAGGAACTGATTGCGCGCAGCGCATCGAGCGCGAAGGCGAGCTGCCGGGCGCAGCACCGGCGCGCTTCCGCGCAGCGGTAGCGCTCTCCTGGGGCGCCTTGCGGCGGGGCAGTCCGCAGGACGGCCCCTGGAGCGTGCGCGAGGGATCGTTAGTCGCGGCATGGCCGCGATCGAGACGCCATTGGCGGCTTGACCCGAAGGGCCAGAGCCCGGTCGGCGAAGCGACGCGCCCAGAAGAGAGTTCGGACAACCTTCGTCCTTCTGCGGCCCATTCTTCGTACAACGTTGCCGACGTGGCCCACCACCACGCAATCCAAATTCAAGATGGCCGAGACTTCGGACGTGGATCGGCCAAGTTAAGGCCAACTGGAAAGTTGGACAAAAGTTGTTGTGGACCAGATCGGACGATCTTCGGACGTACTTCGGACAAGTACATCCGCGACCCCAAGCGAACTCGACCACCTCACGCCCCTGGCTCGCGCGAAGCGCGCGAGCCAGGGGCGCCGCCTTTGCCCTTCGGCCGCGGTGCCACCGTAGCCGCCGCTTGACCGACCCGCCCGAACGCCATGAACTGGCCACGCATTCCGTGTTCCGAATCCCGCCCCAGTTGCGCGCCGATCGCGCGGCCCGCCCAGGCGAGCGCCTGGTCCGGCAGCACCACCGACAGGTTGCTCAACGTGGTGACCAGCGTGTGCATCAGGATCCAGAAGATCAGCAGGAAGCCGAGGACCGAGAAGATGCCCGTAATGGAGTTGCCCTGCACGTTCGACATCACCGAGGGGTAGAGCCAGAACAGGAAGCTGCCCATCACCATCATCAGCGCCGCGGCGGCAACGAAGCCGAGCAACATCAGGAAGGGCCGGAACAGCATGTTGATGATGAACAGGTAGCCTGTCTCCGTTCGCTGCCCCATCCCCTCGCCATTGGCGTCCAGGTGCACGAAGGCCCAGATGGGCGCCGCAGCGATGCCTTCGAAGAAGATCGTGAGGTACTGAACCAAGCCGCCCCACCAGTTCACGAAGGGGATCATCGGGATCCACAGACTCATGATCAGACCGATGACGAACATCCCGCCCACGATCATGGGCAGGAGGGAGGCGAGGCCTGCCAGCGGCGCCATCAGCGTGTTCATCGTGCCGCCGATCACACCTTTCACGGGGTTCTTCACGGCACGCGTGGCGGCGTCGAGGACACCCGCGTCGGGGTCGGGCTTTTCCTCAGTCAGGTACGAATAGGCGACGTACAGCGATTCCGCGGCGACCATCAGGTAGTCGCCCATGTTCTTCATCGCGATGATCGGATCGATCATCCGCAGCTCGCCGCCGGAGGTCGACGTTGCGCCGCCCGCGCCAGCGGTGGACATGTTGATCAGCTGCATAGCGAACGCTTGGCCCAGCGAGCAGTTGCCCGTGCCTGTGGGCGTTGCTCCCCCTGGCGAGATGGCGCTGGCCACGATGCGGCACAGGCCCTGCCAGGACGATTCCGAGGCGCCCGAGCCCGCGTTGATGGGGTCCTGGGCAGAGAGCGCCGTCGAGCTGGAAAGGGCGCGCAGCACCTCGCCCAGCTCCTGGTTTGCGAGCCCAGCTCCCGTGTCCGAGACGCCCATCGGAATGGCCGCGAAGTTCACCGACTGGGCAGCCTGTGCAACCGCGGCGTTCACCTCTGCCAACGTGGCATACCAGGAGCCCGCGCCGAACCAGCCGAACTTTTTCATCGACTCCACCGCCTGGCTGGACAGGGCCTGCGCGTTCGCATCAGCCTCGCCTCTCGCGGGCTGGATGGCGGTGTAGTACGAGGTGGCGAGTCCCTCGAGCTGCAGCACCGGCACGGTGGGCCGCTGGCCACCCGTCGTCTGGTAGGTCTGGTAGTTGCGGTACCAGTCGTCGGCAAGCTGGGCGATGCCGTTCACGTACTGGTTGAAGTTTCCGGTGGCGCGCGTCTGCACCGCGCGCGCGATGCCCTCGTAGTTGACCGAGGCCACGCGGTAGCCAACTGCGGAGCTGCTGTTGCGCCCGCCTTCCACGGCATTGGCCGTGACCTTGATGCCGCCGCAGAACGCGCGGTTGTCCGGCTTGCCGTACTGAACGCCCGTGAGACCCGCCGGAGAGGTGGCGCTGATGGTATCCGCGGACATGTCCACGCCCAGGGCCTGCTGCTGGCGCACGTAGTCGTTCTGGGCCTGCATACACACACGGGCACGGAACAGGGTGAAGGCCGCTTCCTCGAGCGAGGAGCCGCCCTGCGCCTTGGGCGAAACGAAGGACGGCGAAACCACCGTGGTCAGGTTGTTGGTGCCCTGCACCATGGCCTCGTAGCCCAGGTTGGCGGCGCCGATCCCGATTGTGGTGGCGAAGACGAGGACGGCCTGCGAGAGCGAGAAGCCGCCGAACGCCGGGATCAAGCTGGCCACGCCGGTGACCATGCGGATCGGCAGCCAAACCTGCGACAAGCGCTTGCCCATGAGCTGCCCCTCGTGGGCCGTCTGCACGATGGCCACGCCGATGCCGTAGGTCGCCCAGATCGTGCCGGCCACCAGGATGAAAGTGTTGAAGACCAGGAACATCGAACCCAGCAGCGTCGAGGCGCTACCCAGCGCCGCGAAGGGGTTCGTGAAGAATTGCCCCAGCAGCGCCGTGAAGGCCTGCGTGGACATGTCGTTCCTGCCCGTCGCATCCAGGTAGGGCTGCACCAGGTTGCCGGCGTTGGAGCCCTGGGCTCTAGCCTGGCCCGCTGCGAGCAGGGCCGGAATCAGCAAGATCCACATGGCCAAGCGTTGGGCAATGGAGATTGCCCAGAACACCAAAGACAACGTGCCCAGGCCGACCGGGATCATCGCGGCCGCTCCTGCTGCTCGTAGCTTGCCTCTGCCTGGTCGGCGTCGCCATCCGCGTCGCTATCGTCAAGGCCGACCGGCCAGAGCAGGGCGGCTGCCTGGTTTCGGGCGAGCGCCGCATCCTGAATTGCCTCCTCCAGCTGAGCCTTTTCACGCTTCACAAGCTCTTGGTGGTCCTTTAGGAACTGCATACGCTCGGCGCCCAATGGCAGAGCCTGGAAAGCCTCTTGTTCCTGAGGCGGCACGTGGTGAATCTCGTGCGCATGGAGATGGAGGAGCCTCAGGCGGCGAGATGCTGCCAGGTACTGTGCCCGGAGCTCATTGGCCCGCTTTGCGTCGGAGACGTCGAGCAGCGACGGCGCCCGCTCAGGGCCGATGTCCAGCTCTTGGGCGGTATGTTCGCGATCGGAGATCGATTGCTGTTCTTGCTCGTCAAGCACCTCGCCAATGGCCTTCTGAAGGAACAGTTGCTCTCCCACGAGAGCGTGCGCGATTGACCCCGCCGCCCCGACGGCTTTCACCGTCGACCAGGCCTGCGCGTCGTTCGCGGCGGCCACGGCTTCCTCGCCCAGCGCCACCACGTCATCACGCCCGTGCTGCGCGTGCGCCAACTTGAAGTTCGCGCTCGCCAGCCTGGCCAGCTGAGCGTCGCCAGGCAATGCCGCCTTGCTTTCCTTCTCATTCCGGAGACGGTCCCGCTGACGGTCCAACTCCAATGCCCTTGCACCTCGATCCAGCGCCTTCTCGGTCACGTCTTGCGCTTCGAGCGCGTTGTCCAGGCTGAGGCCTGCGGCCTCGGCTGCTGAGCGGTAACGGACGAGTGTTTGCTTGAGCTGTTGAACCTCTTCGCGCAACGCGCGAAGCTCGTTTTCGCGCGGGTCGGTATCGGCATCGAGGGTCTGCATGGCGCCGGCCGGGGCCGGGGTCGGTCGACTCACAAAGAACGACGCGATTTTCTGCAACACCCGACGGCAGGCCTCGATCAACTTCGAGAGGAAATCGTCCGGCCACGCGTCAGGCGCGGCGAGTTCGGCCTCGGTCTTGAGCGCGGGCGGACGCGGTCGGTCGGCGTCGACACCGCTGCTGCTGGTGCCGGTTGTGGCCGCGGCAACGGCGGTCTTTTTCATAGGAGTGAGGCGAAGCGAGTCGCGCAGCAGACTGGGGCGCGGCGCCGGCGTTGGTGCGGGTGCGGCGGCTTCGGGCGGAACGGGGGGCGTGGTGGTCATCGTGGGCTCCAGGTTGATGCCGGCTGCTCGCCGGCGGGCTTCTAAAAGAATTTGGTCGACCTCGCTGCTCGCAGCGCTGGTGCTCATCGGCTGGCCTCGCTTGCCGCGTCGCGCGGCCGACAACTCTTGCGGCCGGCGGGCGTCAGGCAAAAGGTTCTCGTCAGCTCTTGGGTGCGCGCTTCGAGTTGAGCGACCTTGGTTCGAGCCGTGCTGATCTGGCTGGTCGACCACCAAGCCGCGCCGACCACGACCAACAGAGTCAGCACGATCACGATGGCGCAAGGGGCCGCCAGCGCTACCAGAAGCGATTTGCGGGCTTTCGCCAGATCGTTGGTCCACTGGACCTCCGCGATCCGGATTGCGGCTTGTAGGGCCTTCTGGTGGCCGGCCATCGTGTGAACCATCGCCCTGGACGTCGAGTCCAGATCCACTGACAACTGGCGCCCCTGACTGCGCGCGCTGCGCAGGACCGTCTGAATGGCGGCCAGGTCCGTCTGCGCTTGGGCCAAGCTCTCGATCGTGTCGGTCTTCGACGGGGATGGGCTCGATGCCAGGCCGGTCGAGGTGGTATCGCTTGGTGTTCCAGGCGAGTCTGCTGGCGACCAGCTTGTCGGATGCTTCGAGCGCTCGCCGATAGGCGTGATGATTGACATCGCCCCCGCGGCTTGAACTGCCAATGGCGTTGCCGTGGCGGGTTCCCAATCGAGGTAGGACAGCGTCTGCGCCAGCTCCTCGGTCACCATTTTTTTGGATGTAGGAGGCGGCATCAAACGCCCCCGAGAACAGTTCGCCACGAAGCCTGATCGGCTTTGAATTTGGCTCCAGGCGCACGCTCACAAAATCCTTCGAGACGCGACTGATTTCGCCGACGCGGGCTAACGCCCGGACCACATCGGCCTGCGTGCCCAGTTGGCCCTTCATCACGCCCGCGTGGATCCAGCCGGCGAGGAGCTGGCGCTGGTCTGGCTCGACGGCGAGCCCAGCGCGCAGTTGGGCTGAGTCCACGTACTCCTTGAAGCCGGTCTGCACTGGGTTGGCTCGCCGTGCGTCCGCAGGATCCGCTAAACCGAGTCTGTGCACCCAGGTCCCGGCCCACGCTGTGAAATACGCTTCCCAGCCTGGCGGCGCCGCGTTCAGGCTTCGCCCCTGGTAGTCCGCCGCCACCAGCACATGAAGATGTCGGGCGCCACTCGCATCGCCATGGAGATACGCGCAGGCGGCAATTTGATTGTGATCCAGACCTGGAAAACTGACTCGGAAAAAGTCCTGGAGGATCGAGTTCAATTCGCCGTTCTCGACTCTTTCCTCTGCTCCGAACGCGATTACTGCCGAGCTCCATCGCATTTTTCGCGCAATCGAATTCGCTCTCGCAGCAAAGATGGCCGGATTTCCATAGACACATGCCACTTCGTGCCTTTTGATTCGGCCACTGTCGTATTCCCCAGAAAGATACCGAACCGCGGCCCAGGCGTTCGCATTTCTTTTTCCTTGTCCGTGCTTTCCAGAAAACCCGACGTACATGATATTGACCCACGGCCTTCTTCTTCGATGCTATGAAGGGGCGCATGATCATTCCCCTTTGATTTTCAAAGCCCACTTCGGCATGGGTATTGCCCGGTGAAGAATCTCTTGGATTGCTACGAGCTCTTCGAGCAGCGCAATTTCGTTCAATTGCTGATTGGCTAGCCGCTGGATGTGAACGGCCTTGGCCAACTGGTTGAGGTTGTTCAAACCGCCAGTAATTGCGCGGAGCAATTCGCCGTCGACCGCACAGCTGGGGCGCCGCTGAGGCGCCGCGCGAGGTGCGGCGCGGCTGCGTTGCGTGGCAACGCCAGCGCCGGCTTCGATGGCCCCGCGGGCCCAATCCGACAGGCAGGCGCTCTGGGCCGAGGCCGCAGCCTTGTAGGTCGCAGCCTCGCCCGGCGTGAGCCTCAGGCGCACGTAGGTCGTCCGAGGGACGTCAGCTTTCAGCGGGCGCGGCATGGCAGGAACGGCGCGCGCAGCGCGCCGGGTTTTGGGGGGGTCGAAGGGCGCAGCCCTCGCCAGTGGCCGGCACACGTTTCATCAGCCCGAAGGGGCTGATGAAACGTGGGTCGGCATACACTGGCCTTCTGCGGGAACTCATGCCTCGATGGTGCCCAGACCACGGCGAAGCGGGGTCTTCGCGAGGGCGCTTTGAGGGCGCTCTGAGGGCGCTCTGAGGCGCTATTTGCAGGCAGGTGTCAGGGCCTTGATCCGCGCGGGAAGCTGCTCAGGTCACCGCCGTGCGCGAGCGCCCAAGCTGCTTTGGATACGGTCAGTGAAGCCCAGGCAGCGGGGTCCTGCTTCCCCCTCGCCGCCACCTCGGCGGCGAGGTCGGCGAGGATGTCACCTTCGGGCTCGCCTCGCTGCAGCCGCCGCATCGTTTCTGAAAACGCCCGCCCCGACGGGGTTTCATCGCGCCGGCCGGCGCGATGAGCGCGCTGAGCTGCGGGCAACTTCCCGGCCAGCAGGGCCTTGGCCGCAGGCGATAACGCGACCCCTGCGGATCGCAGCAGCAGTTCGTCGACCCGGATCCTTTTGCCCTCGCAAACCGGAATAGCTGCAAGCCTCGTTTCAAATCGATATTTCCCGTTTTTCAAATTGATCGAGCCAGGGAACCGGTGAAGCTGGAGCCCACTGGTGGCTCCGGGATCGCCACCGGCCTGAGTGGTGATGATTTTTTGAATCTGGTGGCGCTCCGAATTAGAAAGCGGGCGATCCGCTGCATAGAAATGCTGATAGTTATTCTCCGACGTTTCCAGTGCGGCGAACATGTGCCCCTCGAATTCGGGGATTGGTGCTGGCGTTTTAACGTCGTCGACAAGAATGACGTGTGAACCATCGAGTGGGCCAGCGAAAAGAGATTCGCCGATCCATGGATATTCGGAATCTTTTTCTCTTTTCCTGAAATGCGCCATTGAGCGGGCGATCACCTGATTCTTTAATTTTGCGAAATTTAGAAGCATCAAACCGCCTCGGGGCGATGGATCGAGAACCAGATTATTGAAAAGCTCAAATTGCCCGCCGCTTGGTGCACCAGTCACGTCAATGCGAAGGGCGGCAAGTTTTAAAAGGCAATCTCTGTGACTGACCTTCCAGATCCAATGGGCGAAACGGCGCGCGTCCGCTGCTGCATCCCAGGGGCGCTGTTCTCCAACAGCTGGCGCAACCCCTGGAAACCTGAGTCCGCGAGGTACGGGTCCTTCTAGGCTGCCCACTCCCGCAGCCTGCGGCATCGGCGTGGACAACCTGAAACTGGTCCCGGGCGGAACAGAAAAGTTGTCCACCCCGCCGTCCGGGTAAATGAAAGTCCCGGCGGCGTGGACAACCTTGTCCGCTTCGATGCTCGGTTCACCCGGAACTGAACACGCCCCCCCGCCCGCTGGCGCGGGCTCGGCACACCCTACGGGCGTGCCAGGGAAGACAGCACCGGGCGGTTGCCCGGTGCCCGTGGGATCGGGCCCGCCCCCCTCCGTCCACGGGCAGGGGGGTGTGTTAATACAGTCCCACCGATTTCCGGCTACTGGAGTGACCGATTTCCGGCTACTGGCTCCTTCGGA from Variovorax sp. V93 includes the following:
- a CDS encoding CAP domain-containing protein; protein product: MKTKNKFPQFPSAIALAAAALVILSACGGGGGGGGGGGIPLIGIAPPPAPDTGAPPPVQPPVAPPPSQPGTDDPTAGETASTIVTSVPAPTYAVGSEELAAFNLLNAERGRCGFGLLAQNAHLDIAAAGHANFQLVNNLVGHFQDDAKPAFTGVTPTDRANAAGYGRGLVLDDFADATGAKANVLGPTEFAPQGRGVAAVRSLLSAPYHALDLLSPQIDVGISIMSSDQVGTATANFGPRAISQFNLAIAQGQFSQKPDGAAVQTYPCDGTTGTAYQLKNEQPNPVPGRDLSTAPVGQPIVVAVRVGQLLTISSATMVKKSDGSPVILRAPMVRANDPNFLVDPSRAIILPDQPLEPSTEYTVTIEGTNTTMKDFNNGNPISTGTNPAITSNATGSFTKTFTFKTGV
- a CDS encoding DotA/TraY family protein, with translation MWILLIPALLAAGQARAQGSNAGNLVQPYLDATGRNDMSTQAFTALLGQFFTNPFAALGSASTLLGSMFLVFNTFILVAGTIWATYGIGVAIVQTAHEGQLMGKRLSQVWLPIRMVTGVASLIPAFGGFSLSQAVLVFATTIGIGAANLGYEAMVQGTNNLTTVVSPSFVSPKAQGGSSLEEAAFTLFRARVCMQAQNDYVRQQQALGVDMSADTISATSPAGLTGVQYGKPDNRAFCGGIKVTANAVEGGRNSSSAVGYRVASVNYEGIARAVQTRATGNFNQYVNGIAQLADDWYRNYQTYQTTGGQRPTVPVLQLEGLATSYYTAIQPARGEADANAQALSSQAVESMKKFGWFGAGSWYATLAEVNAAVAQAAQSVNFAAIPMGVSDTGAGLANQELGEVLRALSSSTALSAQDPINAGSGASESSWQGLCRIVASAISPGGATPTGTGNCSLGQAFAMQLINMSTAGAGGATSTSGGELRMIDPIIAMKNMGDYLMVAAESLYVAYSYLTEEKPDPDAGVLDAATRAVKNPVKGVIGGTMNTLMAPLAGLASLLPMIVGGMFVIGLIMSLWIPMIPFVNWWGGLVQYLTIFFEGIAAAPIWAFVHLDANGEGMGQRTETGYLFIINMLFRPFLMLLGFVAAAALMMVMGSFLFWLYPSVMSNVQGNSITGIFSVLGFLLIFWILMHTLVTTLSNLSVVLPDQALAWAGRAIGAQLGRDSEHGMRGQFMAFGRVGQAAATVAPRPKGKGGAPGSRASREPGA
- a CDS encoding DNA-primase RepB domain-containing protein, whose product is MEALVNFFTRGVTWQGARLTPTAAALLMELADRTQNRDGAPVIAGRRFLAARLRGKPCAESTLSAALAQLTALRVIRRERRRPELGARPCIGVQVHEDVALTWVNPALIEMAMAWQARRAALRAAGKRGAGAYPPPMPITLPLPEPFGTHPGTANMQNQNTPKTQPPHGKPSIHAGSEGASSRKSVTPVAGNRWDCINTPPCPWTEGGGPDPTGTGQPPGAVFPGTPVGCAEPAPAGGGACSVPGEPSIEADKVVHAAGTFIYPDGGVDNFSVPPGTSFRLSTPMPQAAGVGSLEGPVPRGLRFPGVAPAVGEQRPWDAAADARRFAHWIWKVSHRDCLLKLAALRIDVTGAPSGGQFELFNNLVLDPSPRGGLMLLNFAKLKNQVIARSMAHFRKREKDSEYPWIGESLFAGPLDGSHVILVDDVKTPAPIPEFEGHMFAALETSENNYQHFYAADRPLSNSERHQIQKIITTQAGGDPGATSGLQLHRFPGSINLKNGKYRFETRLAAIPVCEGKRIRVDELLLRSAGVALSPAAKALLAGKLPAAQRAHRAGRRDETPSGRAFSETMRRLQRGEPEGDILADLAAEVAARGKQDPAAWASLTVSKAAWALAHGGDLSSFPRGSRP